Proteins from a genomic interval of Lolium perenne isolate Kyuss_39 chromosome 1, Kyuss_2.0, whole genome shotgun sequence:
- the LOC127295060 gene encoding putative ripening-related protein 5 produces the protein MATSSAAVTVAIFLLVTLSASYITSALRPSFGTCQASGYLPGKAGHCERSNDPDCCEDGKRYPQYHCSPPVTSSTKAVLTLNSFEKGKDGGGPSECDNAYHSDEEMVAALSTGWFKNMARCGHRIKITANGNSVYAKVVDECDSVYGCDDEHNYEPPCQNNIVDASPAVWNALGLDQNVGELAITWSDNDN, from the coding sequence ATGGCCACTAGCTCAGCCGCAGTCACCGTGGCGATCTTCCTCCTTGTTACACTCTCCGCCTCCTACATCACATCAGCCCTCCGCCCCAGCTTCGGCACCTGCCAAGCCAGTGGCTACTTACCTGGGAAGGCCGGCCACTGCGAGAGAAGCAACGATCCAGATTGTTGTGAGGATGGTAAGAGGTACCCTCAATACCACTGCTCGCCTCCGGTGACATCGAGCACCAAAGCCGTCTTGACGCTCAATAGCTTCGAGAAGGGCAAGGACGGTGGTGGTCCGTCAGAGTGCGATAATGCCTACCATAGCGATGAGGAGATGGTTGCTGCGCTCTCCACCGGGTGGTTCAAGAACATGGCACGTTGCGGCCACCGCATCAAGATCACTGCCAATGGAAACTCTGTGTATGCAAAGGTGGTGGATGAGTGTGATTCTGTGTATGGCTGCGACGACGAGCACAACTACGAGCCACCCTGCCAGAACAACATCGTCGATGCCTCGCCGGCGGTTTGGAATGCCTTGGGGCTTGATCAGAATGTTGGTGAGCTGGCCATCACCTGGTCTGACAACGACAACTAG
- the LOC127295052 gene encoding protein SLOW GREEN 1, chloroplastic: MATSFLSATGTSFLPVRRLSCRKPTAASSAPFSSKPRRSPSCSLLPPGHRRSSTSCSSPAKIPTSNLLSSITAASRTLLFLLAASLLALSGVRRPLPSLAAPPPPTQETKRQEEEPSDEEQEEAEEDEAKWFEKEEEEVEAAWMQPSDDEEEEEEDDEVQMYLEVLSEDPGDVAALKCLLFARMRRKDWGGALGYAAQLREAEPGEVEWRLMEALLHELKGDLAQAERLFQEVLAEKPLLGRALHGLALCMSKRYEGPTVFEMLEKALQLAVSEERVPEERNIKLLIAQMHVVKGNLDVASEKLQNLINEDPRDFRPHLCQGIVYALLDKKEEADEQFDTYRSLVPDEFPDKSFINDVILSAKMESKDRLQKDFRSEFLSRK, from the exons ATGGCGACGAGCTTCTTGTCCGCCACTGGTACCTCGTTCCTCCCCGTCCGCCGCCTCTCCTGCCGCAAGCCCACCGCCGCTTCCTCAGCTCCGTTCTCCTCCAAACCGCGCCGCTCACCATCCTGCTCCCTTCTTCCTCCCGGACACCGTCGCTCCTCCACCTCATGCTCTTCTCCTGCCAAGATCCCCACCTCCAACCTCCTCTCCTCAATCACGGCCGCCTCGAGAACCCTGCTCTTCCTGCTCGCCGCCTCCCTCCTCGCCCTCTCCGGCGTTCGGCGCCCCCTCCCGTCCCTCGCCGCCCCTCCCCCACCTACGCAAGAGACCAAGCGGCAGGAAGAGGAACCCAGCGACGAGGAGCAGGAAGAAGCGGAGGAGGACGAGGCCAAgtggtttgagaaggaggaggaagaggtggaGGCGGCCTGGATGCAGCCGagcgacgacgaggaagaggaagaggaggacgacgaggtcCAGATGTACCTGGAAGTCCTCAGCGAGGACCCTGGCGACGTGGCCGCGCTCAAGTGCCTGCTGTTCGCCAGGATGCGGCGCAAGGACTGGGGCGGCGCGCTGGGGTACGCGGCGCAGCTCCGGGAGGCCGAGCCCGGCGAGGTGGAGTGGCGGCTCATGGAGGCGCTGCTGCACGAGCTCAAGGGGGACCTCGCCCAGGCCGAGCGGCTGTTCCAGGAGGTCCTCGCCGAGAAGCCGCTCCTCGGCCGGGCTCTCCAT GGACTCGCACTGTGTATGAGTAAAAGATACGAAGGTCCAACTGTTTTTGAGATGCTGGAGAAAGCTTTGCAACTTGCAGTGTCGGAGGAAAGGGTCCCGGAAGAGCGCAACATAAAGCTTCTGATTGCACAGATGCATGTTGTCAAG GGCAACCTGGATGTTGCATCAGAGAAATTGCAAAATCTTATTAACGAGGACCCCCGGGATTTTCGACCTCATCTTTGCCAG GGCATTGTATATGCACTTTTAGACAAAAAGGAAGAAGCAGATGAGCAATTCGATACGTATAGAAGCCTTGTGCCGGATGAGTTCCCAGACAAGAGTTTTATCAATGATGTTATCTTATCGGCCAAAATGGAGTCAAAAGATCGGCTACAAAAGGACTTCAGATCCGAGTTCCTATCTAGAAAATGA
- the LOC127295053 gene encoding uncharacterized protein, with the protein MVSEAADAGIERVLWTEAEVAARVAEVASELAADLRRLPDPAVVVGVATGAFLFLADLVRRVDAPLAVDLVRVESYGDGTQSNGRPRVTADLKVDVAGKHVVVVEDIVDTGNTVSCLIAHLQKKGASSVSVCTFLDKPARRTVNFQLVGGGKFYRGFECPDSFVVGYGMDYAELYRNLPYVGVLKPEMYNKKTSN; encoded by the exons ATGGTGAGCGAGGCCGCCGACGCCGGCATCGAGCGCGTGCTGTGGACGGAGGCCGAGGTCGCGGCGCGGGTCGCGGAGGTCGCCTCGGAGCTCGCGGCCGACCTCCGCCGGCTCCCGGACCCGGCCGTCGTCGTGGGCGTCGCCACGGGGGCTTTCCTCTTCCTCGCCGACCTGGTCCGCCGCGTCGACGCGCCGCTCGCCGTCGACCTCGTGCGCGTCGAGTCCTACGGCGACGGCACCCAGTCCAACGGCCGGCCCCGGGTCACCGCCGACCTCAAGGTCGACGTCGCCGGGAAGCACGTCGTCGTG GTTGAAGATATTGTGGACACAGGGAATACTGTTTCCTGTCTTATCGCTCATTTACAAAAGAAAGGAGCATCATCCGTATCAGTTTGCACTTTCCTTGACAAACCAGCAAGAAGGACAGTCAATTTTCAGCTAGTGGGGGGTGGAAAATTCTATAGAGGTTTCGAG TGCCCTGATAGCTTTGTTGTTGGCTATGGTATGGATTACGCCGAGCTGTACCGGAACCTGCCTTATGTTGGAGTTCTGAAGCCTGAGATGTACAATAAGAAAACAAGCAATTAG